One genomic window of Muntiacus reevesi chromosome 4, mMunRee1.1, whole genome shotgun sequence includes the following:
- the LOC136166106 gene encoding olfactory receptor 8S1-like, with protein sequence MRNHSVVSEFVLLGLSADPQIQALFFVLFFVIYILTLMGNLMLLLVIRVDSQLHIPMYFFLGQLSFLDLCHSSVTVPKLLENLLSEKKTISVEGCMAQVFFVFATGGTESCLLAVMAYDRYVAITSPLLYGQVMNRQLCMGLVGSSWGLAFLDALINILVALNLDFCEAQNIHHFSCELPSLYPLSCSNVSASFTALLCSSLLHFFGNFLLIFFSYVHILFTILSISSTKGRSKAFSTCSSHLTVVIFFYGSGLLRYLMPNSGSIQELISLQYSVVTPMLNPLIYSLKNKEVKAAVRRMLKRCF encoded by the coding sequence ATGAGAAACCACAGTGTTGTCTCTGAGTTTGTTCTCCTCGGACTATCTGCTGACCCCCAAATCCAGGCTCTGTTCTTTGTGCTGTTCTTTGTTATTTACATCCTGACCCTGATGGGGAAcctgatgctgctgctggtgaTCAGGGTGGATTCTCAGCTTCACatccccatgtactttttcctgggACAGTTGTCCTTTCTGGATCTCTGCCACTCTTCTGTAACTGTACCCAAACTACTGGAGAACCTCCTGTCTGAGAAGAAAACCATCTCAGTAGAGGGCTGCATGGCTCAGGTCTTCTTTGTGTTTGCCACCGGAGGCACAGAATCCTGCCTACTTGCtgtcatggcctatgaccgctatgttgcCATCACTTCTCCTCTGCTCTATGGCCAGGTGATGAACAGACAGCTGTGTATGGGGCTGGTGGGGAGCTCATGGGGCTTGGCTTTTCTGGATGCTCTCATCAATATCCTTGTAGCTCTCAACTTAGACTTTTGTGAGGCTCAAAATATCCACCACTTCAGCTGTGAGCTGCCCTCTCTTTACCCTTTGTCTTGTTCCAATGTGTCTGCAAGCTTTACTGCCTTGCTCTGCTCCAGCCTCCTGCATTTCTTTGGAAATTTCCTCTTGATATTTTTCTCCTATGTTCACATTTTGTTCACCATCCTGAGCATCAGCTCCACCAAAGGCAGAAGtaaggccttctccacctgttcCTCCCACCTCACTGTAGTGATCTTCTTTTATGGCTCAGGTTTACTCCGCTATCTCATGCCAAATTCAGGATCCATTCAagaactgatctccttgcagtatagTGTGGTCACTCCCATGCTGAATCCTCTCATCTACAGCCTGAAGAACAAGGAGGTGAAGGCAGCTGTGAGAAGAATGCTGAAAAGATGTTTCTAG